From the genome of Flavobacterium ovatum, one region includes:
- the xylE gene encoding D-xylose transporter XylE translates to MNTTINNSSYLWKLTLVATLGGLLFGYDTAVISGTVSSLDKFFVLPFGLDEMSANARLGFLVSSALIGCIIGGVFGGLISKKFGRKNGLIMAAVLFLISALGSAMPEMLIKPIGQGDHTFIYIFVVYRIIGGVGVGLASMLSPLYIAEIAPAKSRGKLVSMNQFAIIFGMLIVYFVNYYIAKQGDSTWLDTIGWRWMFASEVIPASLFLFFLFFVPDTPRSLMLQSQPEKALEVLIKVNGREEANRIVEEIKNTVTERSGKLFSYGMAVVVIGVLISVFQQFVGINVVLYYAPEIFKSMGSGTDTALLQTIIVGGVNLLFTILAIQTVDKVGRKPLMIIGAVGMAVAMFAIGTAFFVGSLGMFALICMLVYVAAFAMSWGPVAWVLLSEIFPNDVRGKALAVAVAAQWISNYLVSWTFPMMDKNSYLVAQFNHGFAYWIYGVMGVLAAWFVWKYIPETKGKSLEEMNNLWNKDEVK, encoded by the coding sequence ATGAATACAACAATAAACAACTCCAGCTATTTGTGGAAGTTGACTTTAGTCGCCACTTTGGGTGGACTTTTATTTGGTTATGATACCGCAGTAATTTCAGGAACGGTGAGTTCATTAGATAAGTTTTTTGTGCTTCCATTTGGATTAGACGAAATGTCGGCCAATGCTCGTTTGGGCTTTTTGGTTTCAAGTGCTTTAATTGGATGTATTATCGGGGGTGTTTTTGGTGGACTTATCAGTAAAAAGTTTGGTCGTAAAAACGGTTTAATTATGGCCGCAGTTTTATTTTTAATATCTGCTTTAGGATCTGCTATGCCCGAAATGTTAATTAAACCAATCGGACAAGGCGATCATACCTTTATTTACATTTTTGTAGTGTATAGAATTATTGGTGGAGTTGGAGTTGGATTAGCTTCGATGCTATCGCCTTTATACATTGCCGAAATCGCACCAGCAAAAAGTAGGGGGAAATTGGTTTCTATGAATCAGTTTGCTATTATTTTTGGTATGCTGATCGTATATTTTGTCAATTATTATATTGCTAAACAAGGGGATTCTACTTGGTTGGATACAATTGGATGGAGATGGATGTTTGCTTCAGAAGTGATTCCTGCCTCTCTTTTTCTTTTCTTTTTGTTTTTTGTTCCCGATACGCCAAGATCTTTGATGTTGCAGTCTCAACCTGAGAAAGCGTTAGAGGTATTGATCAAAGTAAACGGAAGGGAAGAAGCAAATAGAATTGTAGAAGAAATTAAAAATACAGTTACAGAACGTTCTGGAAAATTATTTTCTTATGGAATGGCAGTGGTTGTAATTGGAGTTTTGATCTCTGTTTTTCAGCAATTTGTGGGGATCAATGTTGTGTTGTATTATGCGCCTGAAATCTTCAAAAGTATGGGTTCTGGAACAGATACTGCTTTGTTGCAAACTATTATTGTAGGTGGGGTTAATTTATTATTTACAATTTTGGCTATACAAACGGTTGATAAAGTAGGTCGTAAACCGTTGATGATTATTGGGGCAGTAGGTATGGCTGTTGCCATGTTTGCCATCGGAACTGCATTTTTTGTAGGTTCACTAGGTATGTTTGCTTTAATCTGTATGTTGGTTTATGTAGCTGCTTTTGCAATGAGTTGGGGACCTGTGGCTTGGGTTTTATTGTCTGAAATTTTTCCAAATGACGTAAGAGGAAAAGCTTTGGCAGTAGCCGTTGCAGCACAATGGATTTCTAATTATTTGGTGTCATGGACTTTTCCTATGATGGACAAAAATAGTTATTTGGTAGCGCAATTCAATCATGGATTTGCCTATTGGATCTATGGTGTTATGGGAGTTTTAGCGGCTTGGTTTGTTTGGAAATACATTCCAGAAACCAAAGGTAAAAGCTTGGAAGAAATGAATAATTTATGGAATAAAGATGAAGTGAAATAA
- a CDS encoding sodium/sugar symporter, translating into METGFGFIDYAVFTAYAVLILGVGLWVSRDKEGEQKNAEDYFLASKSLPWWAIGSSLIAANISAEQFIGMSGSGFALGLAIASYEWMAAFTLIIVGKYFLPIFIEKGIYTIPEFVEKRFSTNLKTILAVFWIALYVFVNLTTVLYLGGLAIETILGVDMMYAIIGLALFSAAYSLYGGLSAVAWTDVIQVIFLVLGGLVTTYLALDTVSDGAGMWEGMKTVYNAAPDRFVMILDESNPEYMNLPGIGVLVGGLWVANIYYWGFNQYIIQRTLAAKSLREAQKGIILAAFLKLLIPFIVVIPGIAAYVMVNDPEIMARLGASAMENLPGVGTADRAYPWLLHFLPAGLKGLAFAALAAAIVSSLASMLNSTSTIFTMDIYKQYINPTASDKTTVNVGRISGAVALVIAAITAPLLGGIDQAFQFIQEYTGIVSPGILGVFLLGLFWKKTTNKAAIWGALVSIPIALFFKIGPKGWIEGDMFPTLPWMDQMGYTTLLTMVVIAIISLTQNKGENDSKGIPLSKEFFKTGPLFNIGSFIILILIAAAYAFFWK; encoded by the coding sequence ATGGAGACAGGATTCGGATTTATTGATTATGCAGTCTTTACAGCTTATGCTGTATTGATCTTAGGCGTTGGACTATGGGTTTCCCGAGACAAAGAGGGAGAACAAAAAAATGCAGAAGATTATTTCTTGGCGAGTAAATCGTTACCATGGTGGGCTATTGGTTCGTCATTGATAGCTGCAAATATTTCTGCAGAACAATTTATCGGAATGTCTGGTTCTGGTTTTGCATTAGGATTAGCAATCGCTTCTTATGAGTGGATGGCTGCTTTTACCTTAATCATTGTAGGTAAGTATTTCTTGCCTATTTTCATCGAAAAAGGAATCTATACTATTCCAGAATTTGTTGAAAAACGTTTTTCGACTAATCTTAAAACAATCCTTGCTGTTTTCTGGATTGCATTATATGTATTTGTTAACCTTACTACCGTTTTGTACTTAGGAGGTTTAGCTATCGAGACTATTTTGGGTGTTGATATGATGTACGCTATTATCGGTTTAGCACTTTTCTCTGCGGCTTACTCTTTATACGGAGGTTTATCAGCAGTAGCTTGGACAGATGTTATTCAAGTAATTTTCCTTGTATTAGGAGGATTAGTGACTACTTATTTAGCTTTAGATACAGTTTCTGATGGTGCAGGTATGTGGGAAGGAATGAAAACTGTTTATAACGCTGCTCCAGATCGTTTTGTTATGATTTTGGATGAATCAAATCCTGAATACATGAACTTACCTGGTATTGGTGTTTTAGTAGGAGGACTTTGGGTAGCGAATATTTACTATTGGGGTTTCAACCAATATATTATTCAAAGAACTTTGGCTGCTAAATCATTACGTGAGGCTCAAAAAGGAATTATATTAGCTGCATTCTTAAAATTATTAATTCCTTTTATCGTTGTAATTCCTGGAATTGCTGCTTATGTAATGGTAAATGATCCTGAAATCATGGCTAGATTAGGAGCTTCAGCTATGGAAAACTTACCAGGTGTAGGTACTGCAGATAGAGCGTATCCATGGTTGTTACATTTCTTACCAGCTGGATTAAAAGGATTGGCTTTTGCTGCTCTTGCTGCTGCAATTGTATCTTCTTTGGCTTCTATGTTGAATTCAACTTCAACAATCTTTACAATGGATATTTACAAACAATATATTAATCCAACTGCTAGTGATAAAACTACTGTAAACGTAGGTCGTATTTCTGGTGCTGTTGCCTTGGTTATTGCTGCAATAACAGCTCCGCTTTTAGGAGGTATTGATCAAGCATTCCAATTTATTCAAGAGTATACTGGAATTGTAAGTCCAGGTATTTTAGGGGTATTTTTACTAGGTTTGTTTTGGAAAAAAACAACTAATAAGGCCGCAATTTGGGGAGCTTTAGTTTCTATTCCAATTGCTTTATTCTTTAAAATTGGACCAAAAGGATGGATTGAAGGGGATATGTTTCCAACTTTACCATGGATGGATCAAATGGGATACACTACATTGTTAACTATGGTAGTGATTGCTATTATAAGTTTGACACAAAATAAAGGTGAAAATGATTCCAAAGGAATTCCTTTGAGTAAAGAGTTTTTCAAAACAGGTCCATTATTCAATATCGGTTCGTTTATTATTTTGATATTAATAGCGGCAGCTTATGCGTTTTTCTGGAAATAA
- the xylA gene encoding xylose isomerase — protein sequence MAIIGNKEYFKGIGDIKFEGKESDNPLAFKYYNPDQVVAGKTMREHFKFSIAYWHTFCGQGSDPFGPGTQSFPWDQPSDALAAAKEKADAAFEFTTKMGFGYYCFHDYDLIQEGATFGESESRLAAITEYLKEKQAVSGVKLLWGTANAFSNPRYMNGASTNPDFNVLARAGGQVKLALDATIALGGENYVFWGGREGYMSLLNTDMGRELDHMGQFLRTARDYARAQGFKGNFLIEPKPMEPMKHQYDFDCATAIGFLRAQGLDKDFKMNIEVNHATLAQHTFQHEIDVAAQAGMLGSLDANRGDYQNGWDTDQFPNNIQETTEAMLVFLKAGGLQGGGVNFDAKIRRNSTDMDDIFHAHIGGADTFARGLLTADKIITSSAYDRLRTERYSSFDSGKGKEFENGKLNLQDLYKIAQENGELELKSGKQELFENIINQFI from the coding sequence ATGGCAATAATTGGCAATAAAGAGTACTTCAAAGGAATTGGAGATATCAAATTTGAAGGTAAAGAATCAGACAATCCGTTAGCATTCAAATATTATAATCCAGACCAAGTAGTAGCTGGAAAAACGATGCGTGAGCACTTCAAGTTCTCTATTGCATACTGGCATACATTCTGTGGTCAAGGTTCAGATCCTTTTGGTCCAGGAACACAAAGTTTTCCTTGGGATCAACCTTCAGACGCTCTTGCTGCTGCGAAAGAAAAAGCAGATGCAGCTTTTGAATTTACTACCAAAATGGGATTTGGATACTACTGTTTCCATGATTACGATTTGATTCAAGAGGGAGCTACTTTTGGAGAATCAGAAAGTAGATTGGCGGCTATCACAGAATATTTGAAAGAAAAGCAAGCGGTTTCAGGTGTAAAATTACTTTGGGGTACTGCAAATGCTTTTTCAAACCCTCGCTATATGAATGGGGCTTCTACTAATCCTGATTTTAATGTTTTGGCTAGAGCTGGTGGACAAGTAAAATTAGCTTTGGATGCAACGATTGCTTTAGGTGGCGAGAATTACGTATTCTGGGGTGGACGTGAAGGATATATGTCTTTACTAAATACAGATATGGGTAGGGAATTGGACCATATGGGACAATTTTTAAGAACGGCTCGTGATTATGCTCGTGCACAAGGTTTTAAAGGGAATTTCTTAATTGAGCCAAAACCAATGGAGCCAATGAAACACCAATACGATTTTGATTGCGCTACTGCTATCGGATTTTTGCGTGCTCAAGGGTTGGATAAAGATTTCAAAATGAATATCGAAGTAAATCACGCAACATTGGCTCAACATACTTTTCAACACGAAATTGATGTTGCTGCTCAAGCAGGAATGTTAGGAAGTTTAGATGCTAACCGTGGTGATTATCAAAATGGATGGGATACTGACCAGTTTCCAAACAATATTCAAGAAACTACAGAAGCGATGTTGGTTTTCTTAAAAGCAGGTGGTTTACAAGGTGGTGGAGTTAATTTTGATGCAAAAATTAGAAGAAACTCAACGGATATGGATGATATTTTTCATGCTCATATTGGTGGTGCTGATACTTTTGCAAGAGGATTGTTAACGGCTGATAAAATCATTACTTCTTCTGCTTATGATAGATTAAGAACAGAAAGATACAGCTCTTTTGACTCAGGTAAAGGAAAAGAGTTCGAAAATGGAAAACTTAATTTACAAGACTTGTACAAAATTGCACAAGAAAACGGAGAATTGGAATTGAAAAGTGGAAAACAAGAATTATTCGAAAACATTATCAATCAATTTATCTAA
- a CDS encoding GntR family transcriptional regulator: MKINFNIEQNSDIPKYQQLVDAIKNAIAQKELIIGAELPSVTAVSKSCQLSRDTVFKAYLILKDQGVIDSVPSKGYYVTGETRKVLLVLDTFKSYKEVLYHSFINNLPDNFITDVQFHHYNIDNFKTIIQNSVGKYFKYVVMPFDDVEVPEVLGGLPSDKLLWIDWNIHSKTDDNYVFQDFGQSFYNALVEAKEQLQKYESVHFVFPSYTNHPKETETFFRKFVSDFNMDFQVVTETKNWKINKNTAYISVSDRFLGQFLEQCQELNYEPGKDVGFLSYNETPMKKFIYKGISVISTDFKALGTLGAQFVMSNESMQQYVPTKLTIRESL; the protein is encoded by the coding sequence ATGAAGATAAATTTTAATATAGAGCAGAATAGTGATATCCCCAAATACCAACAGTTGGTGGATGCTATTAAGAATGCGATTGCTCAAAAGGAATTAATTATCGGTGCCGAATTGCCATCCGTAACTGCGGTGAGTAAGTCGTGTCAGCTTTCTAGAGACACTGTTTTTAAAGCTTATCTAATTCTTAAAGACCAAGGAGTAATTGATTCGGTACCCAGTAAAGGGTATTATGTTACGGGAGAAACTAGGAAAGTGCTGTTGGTTCTAGATACTTTCAAATCGTATAAAGAAGTGTTGTATCATTCGTTCATTAATAATTTACCAGATAATTTTATTACAGATGTTCAATTTCATCATTATAACATAGATAATTTCAAAACCATTATTCAAAATAGTGTTGGGAAATATTTTAAGTATGTGGTGATGCCGTTTGATGATGTAGAAGTTCCTGAAGTTTTGGGAGGTCTTCCGTCGGATAAATTGTTGTGGATAGACTGGAATATTCATTCGAAAACTGATGATAATTATGTCTTTCAGGATTTTGGTCAGTCTTTTTATAATGCTTTAGTAGAAGCCAAAGAGCAATTACAAAAATACGAATCCGTTCATTTTGTTTTTCCTAGTTATACGAATCATCCCAAAGAAACTGAAACGTTTTTTAGAAAATTTGTTAGTGATTTTAATATGGATTTTCAGGTGGTGACAGAAACAAAGAATTGGAAAATCAATAAAAACACCGCTTATATAAGTGTAAGTGATCGTTTTTTGGGTCAGTTTTTAGAGCAATGTCAAGAGCTCAATTATGAGCCGGGCAAAGACGTTGGCTTTCTGTCGTATAACGAAACACCAATGAAGAAATTTATATACAAAGGAATCTCTGTGATTTCCACAGATTTCAAAGCTTTGGGGACATTAGGAGCTCAATTTGTAATGAGCAATGAATCCATGCAGCAATACGTACCAACAAAATTAACCATTAGAGAATCACTATAA
- a CDS encoding glycoside hydrolase family 88 protein: MKNLYYYFGLGLLLCSCKSQIPQSANLYESRYSSLLEYPVDSLAFPRSMSVKTGIIHKVPSKDWTSGFFVGNLWQLYDLTGNKAYKEKAIQWNPFIEKEKHNGNTHDMGFKVYCSYGKGLALVPEKKAAYEKVIVESANTLITRFSPKVQAIRSWDFNKEVWTYPVIIDNMLNLELLFEASKITNDPKYRDIAIQHANTTLKNHFRADNSCYHVVDYDPQTGQPKTKMTHQGYNDDSSWARGQSWAIYGYTMAYRYTKDKAFLQQAEATANYFINNQNMPADGIPYWDFKDPSIPNAPRDVSAATCTASGLIELYGYTKNKTYLDYAKKVISTLSSTNYVIPATVKGPFILEHSTGNWPKNDEIDEPIVYGDYYFLEALLRLKAL, encoded by the coding sequence ATGAAAAACCTCTATTATTACTTTGGACTAGGACTACTGCTTTGCTCTTGCAAAAGTCAAATTCCACAATCAGCAAATTTATATGAATCAAGATATTCTTCACTGTTAGAATATCCTGTAGATTCATTGGCTTTCCCTCGCAGCATGTCTGTAAAAACAGGAATCATACATAAAGTACCATCAAAAGACTGGACCAGCGGATTTTTTGTGGGTAATCTTTGGCAACTGTATGACTTGACAGGAAACAAAGCCTATAAAGAAAAAGCCATTCAATGGAATCCCTTTATCGAAAAAGAAAAACACAATGGCAACACCCACGATATGGGTTTCAAAGTGTATTGTAGTTATGGCAAAGGACTCGCATTAGTCCCAGAGAAAAAAGCGGCCTATGAAAAAGTAATTGTCGAAAGTGCCAATACTCTCATCACCCGATTTAGCCCAAAAGTACAGGCAATTCGTTCCTGGGATTTCAATAAAGAAGTTTGGACCTACCCAGTAATTATTGACAACATGCTCAACCTGGAATTATTATTCGAAGCTTCAAAGATTACCAATGATCCAAAATACCGTGACATTGCCATTCAACACGCCAATACGACCCTGAAAAATCATTTTAGAGCAGATAACAGCTGTTACCATGTAGTTGATTATGATCCACAAACTGGGCAACCAAAAACCAAAATGACACACCAAGGTTACAATGATGATTCTTCATGGGCAAGAGGGCAATCTTGGGCGATTTACGGCTATACTATGGCATACCGCTATACCAAAGACAAAGCCTTCCTACAACAAGCGGAAGCAACGGCAAATTACTTCATCAACAACCAAAATATGCCAGCCGATGGCATTCCGTATTGGGATTTCAAAGATCCTTCTATTCCTAATGCGCCTAGAGATGTTTCAGCGGCAACTTGTACGGCTTCTGGTTTGATTGAGTTGTATGGCTATACCAAAAATAAAACGTATTTGGATTATGCAAAAAAAGTAATTTCGACACTTAGCAGCACCAACTACGTTATTCCTGCTACTGTAAAAGGACCTTTCATTTTAGAACACAGCACAGGAAACTGGCCTAAAAATGACGAAATCGACGAACCAATTGTTTATGGGGATTATTATTTCCTAGAAGCATTATTACGTTTAAAAGCACTTTAA
- the galE gene encoding UDP-glucose 4-epimerase GalE produces MKILVTGGLGFIGSHTVVELQNEGYEVVIIDNLSNSTEDVIKGIVAITGKTPIFEKLDLREKASVQSFFEKYTDISGVIHFAASKAVGESVTNPLLYYENNIASLVYLLQELQKKEEANFIFSSSCTVYGQADVMPIDENAAIKPAMSPYGNTKQIGEEVITDVSKVSGISAILLRYFNPIGAHPSGEIGELPIGVPQNLVPFITQTGIGLRKELMVYGDDYPTPDGTCIRDYIHVVDLAKAHVVALQRLLNKKNAEKIEIFNLGSGVGSSVLEVIKSFEKTSKKPFPYKIVDRREGDVTMAYASTDKANNVLGWKTKSTLDEAIDSAWKWETKIRSIK; encoded by the coding sequence ATGAAAATATTAGTAACAGGAGGTTTAGGGTTTATTGGTTCGCATACTGTAGTAGAATTGCAAAATGAAGGGTATGAGGTGGTTATTATTGATAATCTATCTAATTCAACTGAAGATGTTATTAAAGGAATCGTTGCTATTACTGGAAAAACACCCATTTTTGAAAAATTAGATTTAAGAGAAAAGGCTTCTGTTCAAAGTTTTTTTGAAAAATACACGGATATCAGTGGTGTAATTCACTTTGCTGCTTCAAAAGCAGTTGGAGAAAGTGTAACTAACCCATTGTTGTATTATGAAAACAACATTGCATCACTAGTATATTTGTTGCAAGAATTACAGAAAAAAGAGGAAGCTAATTTTATTTTCAGTTCTTCTTGTACTGTTTATGGTCAAGCAGATGTAATGCCTATTGATGAAAATGCAGCGATTAAACCAGCGATGTCTCCTTATGGAAATACCAAACAAATTGGTGAAGAGGTAATTACAGATGTTTCTAAAGTAAGTGGGATTAGTGCTATTTTGTTGCGTTATTTTAACCCAATTGGGGCGCATCCTTCTGGGGAAATTGGAGAATTGCCAATTGGAGTTCCTCAAAATTTAGTGCCATTTATTACTCAAACCGGAATAGGTTTGCGTAAAGAATTAATGGTGTATGGTGATGATTACCCTACTCCTGATGGAACTTGTATTCGTGATTATATTCATGTTGTTGATTTGGCCAAAGCTCATGTGGTGGCCTTGCAACGTTTGTTGAATAAGAAAAATGCAGAAAAAATAGAAATATTTAACTTAGGATCTGGAGTAGGAAGTTCTGTGCTTGAGGTGATTAAGAGTTTTGAAAAAACAAGTAAAAAACCATTTCCTTACAAAATTGTTGACAGACGTGAAGGTGATGTTACCATGGCTTATGCAAGTACAGATAAAGCAAACAATGTTTTAGGCTGGAAAACGAAATCAACACTTGACGAAGCTATAGATAGTGCTTGGAAATGGGAAACTAAAATTAGAAGTATTAAATAG
- a CDS encoding MFS transporter codes for MINQNQKVGKYRWSICGLLFFATTINYLDRQVLSLTWSDFIAPEFHWTNNDYGNITALFSIFYAVSLLFAGRFVDWLDTKKGFLWAIGIWSIGACLHAFCGIATAGIITGNWFVSFGGAKEIIENINDTGMVINVSVTLFIFARFVLALGEAGNFPAAIKTTAEYFPKKDRAFSTSIFNAGATVGALAAPITIPFIAKAFGWEMAFIIIGALGFVWMGFWIFMYDKPEKHPKVSAAELEYIQQDDIAASKLEGYIPETTAKVSLKQCLKYRQTWAFAFGKFMTDGVWWFFLFWTPAYLSSVYGMNSTDAAFPLFVLYMITLLSIIGGWLPTYFVEKKGMDPYAGRMRSMLIFAFFPLLALIAQPLGHITYWIPVIIIGIAGAAHQAWSANIFTTVGDMFPKKAIATITGIGGLAGGVGSTVINKSSGLLFDYATVTEMDFMGFHGIEAGYFIIFSACAVCYLIGWSVMKILVPKYAPITDL; via the coding sequence ATGATTAACCAAAACCAAAAAGTTGGCAAGTACCGCTGGTCCATTTGCGGATTACTGTTTTTTGCAACTACCATCAATTATCTAGACCGACAAGTACTGTCCTTGACATGGAGCGATTTTATTGCTCCCGAATTTCACTGGACTAATAATGATTACGGAAACATAACAGCCTTGTTTTCTATATTTTATGCTGTATCCTTATTATTTGCTGGTAGATTTGTCGATTGGTTAGACACCAAAAAAGGATTTCTTTGGGCAATTGGAATTTGGTCTATTGGTGCTTGTTTACACGCTTTTTGCGGAATTGCAACTGCTGGAATTATCACTGGTAATTGGTTTGTGAGTTTTGGAGGTGCCAAAGAAATCATAGAAAACATCAACGATACCGGAATGGTCATCAACGTGAGTGTTACCTTATTTATCTTTGCCCGTTTTGTGTTAGCCTTAGGTGAAGCCGGAAATTTTCCTGCTGCCATCAAAACTACAGCCGAATATTTTCCTAAAAAAGACAGAGCCTTCTCTACCAGTATTTTCAACGCTGGAGCAACAGTAGGAGCTTTGGCAGCACCAATTACGATTCCGTTTATCGCCAAAGCTTTTGGTTGGGAAATGGCTTTTATCATCATTGGAGCCTTAGGTTTTGTATGGATGGGATTTTGGATTTTCATGTATGACAAACCCGAAAAACATCCAAAAGTAAGTGCTGCCGAATTAGAATACATTCAACAAGACGATATTGCAGCTAGCAAACTAGAAGGATACATACCTGAGACAACTGCAAAAGTATCCTTGAAACAGTGCTTAAAATACAGACAAACCTGGGCATTCGCCTTTGGTAAATTCATGACCGATGGGGTTTGGTGGTTCTTTTTATTCTGGACACCTGCCTATTTAAGTTCTGTTTATGGAATGAATTCAACTGATGCTGCTTTCCCATTATTCGTATTGTATATGATAACCTTACTTTCGATTATCGGAGGATGGCTACCTACCTATTTTGTAGAAAAAAAAGGAATGGATCCGTACGCAGGTAGAATGCGATCGATGTTAATTTTTGCCTTTTTCCCATTATTAGCATTAATTGCACAGCCCTTAGGACATATTACCTACTGGATACCCGTTATCATCATCGGTATCGCAGGAGCGGCTCACCAAGCATGGTCAGCCAATATATTTACAACCGTTGGAGACATGTTTCCCAAAAAAGCAATTGCAACCATCACCGGAATTGGTGGATTGGCCGGAGGAGTTGGTTCTACTGTAATCAACAAAAGTTCTGGACTTTTATTTGACTATGCAACCGTAACCGAAATGGATTTCATGGGATTTCACGGAATCGAAGCAGGATATTTCATCATTTTCTCTGCTTGTGCCGTTTGCTATTTAATCGGTTGGTCTGTGATGAAAATCTTAGTTCCAAAATATGCTCCTATTACTGATTTGTAG
- a CDS encoding FGGY family carbohydrate kinase, which produces MYYIGFDIGSSSIKVALVEIATGKSIGVVQEPETEMSMLAIKNGWAEQKPEDWWKHSCNAIAKLKKNYGIASEQIKGIGISYQMHGLVLVDKNGQSLRPSIIWCDSRAVAIGQQAFETLGEEKCNEHLLNSPSNFTASKLKWVKENEPEIYSQVHKFMLPGDYLAFRFSNTINTTISGLSEGIFWDFKKDDIADILLTHYGIDFNLIPDIVPTFGLQSQVDAKGAQESGLAEGTPIFYRAGDQPNNALSLNVFNPGEVAATGGTSGVVYAVTDSLSVKESARVNNFAHVNYTKGADPRIGKLLCINGAGIQYRWLLNNLAVSSYDEMNTLAEGVEVGSDGVAIIPFGNGAERMLNNQDLGTRLVNVNLNNHTKAHLCRAALEGIAFSFIYGMEIMKADGIEIKVMRAGNDNLFRSPIFANTIAIVMNCEIQIYNTTGAIGAARAAGLHEGDFEKFGKNITENDYVMSYKPLPNQKSYQEAYQNWKKELELILNRD; this is translated from the coding sequence ATGTATTACATCGGATTTGATATCGGGAGTTCCTCCATCAAAGTAGCTTTGGTTGAAATAGCTACAGGCAAAAGTATTGGAGTGGTTCAAGAGCCCGAAACAGAAATGAGCATGCTTGCCATAAAAAACGGATGGGCAGAACAAAAACCAGAAGACTGGTGGAAGCACTCTTGTAATGCTATCGCCAAATTAAAGAAAAACTATGGTATTGCTAGTGAGCAAATCAAAGGAATTGGTATATCCTACCAAATGCACGGTTTGGTTTTGGTTGATAAAAACGGACAGTCGTTGCGTCCTTCCATTATTTGGTGCGACAGTAGAGCAGTTGCTATCGGACAACAAGCTTTTGAAACGTTGGGCGAAGAAAAGTGCAACGAACATTTGCTGAATTCACCAAGTAATTTTACGGCTTCCAAATTAAAATGGGTCAAAGAAAACGAACCTGAAATATACAGTCAAGTTCATAAGTTCATGCTTCCTGGGGATTATTTGGCATTTCGTTTTTCGAATACTATAAATACAACGATTTCAGGTTTGTCTGAAGGAATTTTTTGGGATTTCAAGAAAGATGACATCGCTGATATACTATTAACGCATTATGGAATTGATTTTAATCTTATTCCAGACATCGTTCCAACCTTTGGATTACAATCTCAAGTAGATGCCAAAGGAGCACAAGAAAGTGGTCTGGCAGAAGGAACACCTATTTTTTATAGAGCAGGAGATCAGCCTAATAATGCGCTTTCGCTAAATGTTTTCAATCCAGGAGAAGTAGCGGCTACAGGTGGAACTTCGGGTGTGGTTTATGCAGTTACCGACAGTTTATCGGTAAAAGAAAGTGCTAGAGTAAACAATTTTGCACATGTTAATTATACCAAAGGTGCTGATCCTCGAATAGGAAAATTATTGTGTATCAACGGAGCAGGTATTCAATACCGCTGGTTGTTGAACAATTTAGCCGTTTCTTCTTATGACGAAATGAATACGCTTGCCGAAGGCGTTGAAGTAGGTTCTGATGGTGTTGCTATTATTCCGTTTGGGAATGGAGCAGAACGCATGTTGAACAATCAAGATTTGGGTACACGACTAGTCAATGTCAATTTGAATAATCATACCAAAGCTCATTTGTGTCGTGCAGCACTTGAAGGAATTGCGTTCTCTTTTATCTACGGAATGGAAATCATGAAAGCAGACGGCATCGAAATTAAAGTGATGCGAGCAGGAAACGATAACTTATTTCGTTCCCCGATTTTTGCAAATACCATAGCAATTGTTATGAATTGCGAAATCCAAATTTACAATACCACAGGAGCAATTGGAGCTGCGAGAGCAGCAGGATTACACGAAGGAGATTTTGAGAAATTTGGTAAAAATATCACCGAAAACGATTATGTAATGAGCTACAAGCCACTACCAAATCAGAAATCATATCAAGAGGCTTATCAAAATTGGAAAAAAGAATTAGAGTTGATATTGAATAGAGATTAG